In Ruminiclostridium papyrosolvens DSM 2782, the following proteins share a genomic window:
- a CDS encoding MATE family efflux transporter, giving the protein MENNIITKDTKSFYKMAFALVLPMAFQNLINVGITSIDVLMLGKVSEAVLSAASLAGQIQFIMTLIFFGLTSGAAVLTAQYWGKGDTKSIEKIMGICMRFSLLVALFFTAIVLLFPAQVMTIFTNEAPVIAEGVKYLKIIALSYIFMSITMIYLNIMRSVERVIISTIVYLVSLIVNLIIASSLIFGLFGLPKMGIVGAAIATLASRGVELLIVIIYHSKVNKLIKFKPSDLFVHDKLLFRDFLTYSIPVTLNELMWGAGVATNAIVIGHLGSSVVSANSVAQIARQLATVIAFGLANATAITVGKAIGENNYEGAKNYANRFIKLSILAGIGGGILILIARPFLMSILNLTPVTRGHLSVMMFVMSYFVVAQAYNTTLVVGVFRGGGDTKFGLFLDVLTMWGGSILFGALAAFIFKWSVPVVYIILMSDEIIKVPLVLWRYRSLKWLRNVTRD; this is encoded by the coding sequence ATGGAAAACAACATCATAACCAAGGACACTAAATCCTTCTATAAAATGGCTTTCGCACTGGTTCTTCCTATGGCTTTCCAAAACCTAATAAATGTAGGAATAACCTCAATAGACGTTCTTATGCTTGGAAAAGTAAGCGAAGCTGTACTATCTGCCGCTTCTTTGGCAGGTCAGATTCAGTTCATAATGACTCTTATATTTTTTGGGCTGACATCAGGTGCGGCAGTACTTACAGCTCAATACTGGGGTAAAGGCGACACCAAGAGCATTGAAAAAATTATGGGAATCTGTATGAGATTTTCTCTTTTAGTTGCACTTTTTTTTACTGCAATTGTGTTACTATTTCCGGCACAGGTAATGACTATTTTTACCAATGAAGCACCGGTTATTGCCGAAGGTGTTAAATACCTTAAAATTATAGCATTATCATATATTTTTATGTCAATTACTATGATTTATCTTAACATAATGAGAAGCGTGGAACGTGTAATTATTTCAACGATTGTATACCTCGTTTCCCTTATTGTAAACTTAATTATTGCATCATCACTTATTTTCGGACTTTTTGGTTTACCCAAAATGGGCATAGTAGGTGCTGCAATAGCAACCTTGGCTTCACGTGGAGTTGAATTGCTAATCGTTATTATATATCACTCGAAGGTTAATAAGCTGATTAAATTCAAGCCATCCGATTTATTTGTACACGATAAACTATTATTCAGGGATTTTTTGACTTATTCAATCCCTGTTACATTAAATGAGCTTATGTGGGGCGCAGGTGTAGCTACAAATGCAATTGTAATAGGACATCTGGGGAGTTCGGTAGTCTCTGCAAATTCCGTAGCCCAGATTGCCAGACAGCTTGCCACAGTCATAGCCTTCGGGCTGGCAAATGCCACAGCTATAACTGTGGGTAAAGCAATAGGCGAAAATAATTATGAGGGTGCAAAGAATTACGCAAACCGTTTTATAAAGCTAAGTATACTGGCAGGAATAGGAGGAGGAATTCTTATACTCATTGCAAGGCCTTTTCTTATGTCAATACTTAACCTGACTCCTGTAACCAGAGGGCATTTGTCGGTTATGATGTTCGTCATGTCCTATTTCGTGGTGGCACAAGCTTATAATACTACCCTTGTAGTGGGTGTTTTCCGTGGTGGTGGAGATACAAAGTTCGGTTTGTTCCTTGACGTATTGACCATGTGGGGCGGCTCAATCCTATTTGGTGCTTTGGCAGCTTTCATTTTCAAATGGAGTGTACCTGTTGTATACATAATTCTGATGAGTGATGAAATCATTAAAGTTCCACTGGTTTTATGGAGATACAGAAGTCTTAAATGGCTTAGAAATGTGACAAGAGATTAG
- a CDS encoding substrate-binding domain-containing protein, which yields MAKDRFFNKTRLVYLILALLIALPGCGGSTTEKNKGTEPNTSYEENSNNTQKKDIIIAMVPKSLDNPVFLDALEQGERVGRELGIKVEWLGPMQSDTNVQIAIVESLIRRRVDGIVISCIDPAKIKPVIDKAVKAGIQVATFDSDSPDSSRLFYCGTDNYAAGVACGKALIKEAKEKGMDKQVLDVLLMTADKESNNLNKRLNGFLETVRHGGIKLNITDTLYCNDDVNIAGDMLENHIRTGNTPDVFFSTGGWPFVSPPESLPGFHAWCKNGGISILVDTYYPVLEAAEKGLADALVGQNFNKMGELSIKNLYKAIRGEKVPSSFIDTGLELGDKSNFAKLLEGKQRWEIK from the coding sequence ATGGCTAAAGACAGATTTTTTAATAAAACCAGACTCGTTTATTTGATATTGGCTTTACTTATTGCTTTACCCGGATGTGGAGGTTCAACAACTGAAAAAAATAAAGGAACTGAGCCAAATACGTCTTATGAAGAAAACTCGAATAACACTCAAAAGAAGGATATTATAATAGCTATGGTTCCCAAATCTTTGGATAATCCTGTATTTCTTGATGCACTTGAACAGGGTGAGCGTGTTGGCAGGGAATTGGGGATAAAAGTTGAATGGCTTGGACCTATGCAGTCTGATACAAATGTTCAGATTGCAATAGTTGAGAGCCTTATAAGGCGCAGGGTTGACGGAATTGTTATCAGTTGTATTGACCCTGCTAAAATAAAGCCTGTTATTGATAAAGCTGTCAAGGCAGGTATACAGGTTGCAACCTTTGATTCAGATTCTCCTGACAGCAGCAGGCTTTTTTACTGCGGAACCGACAATTATGCAGCAGGTGTAGCATGTGGTAAGGCTCTGATAAAAGAAGCTAAGGAAAAGGGAATGGACAAGCAGGTACTGGATGTTTTATTAATGACTGCAGATAAAGAAAGCAACAACCTGAATAAGAGGCTTAATGGTTTTCTTGAAACTGTTCGCCACGGGGGAATTAAGCTTAATATAACAGATACTCTGTACTGCAATGACGATGTTAATATTGCGGGAGATATGCTGGAAAATCATATTAGGACAGGGAATACTCCTGACGTCTTTTTTAGTACGGGGGGGTGGCCATTTGTTTCACCTCCGGAATCACTTCCGGGTTTTCATGCATGGTGTAAAAACGGAGGAATTTCTATTCTTGTAGATACCTATTATCCGGTACTGGAAGCCGCTGAAAAGGGCTTGGCAGATGCTTTGGTTGGTCAGAATTTTAATAAGATGGGCGAGTTGAGTATAAAAAATTTGTATAAGGCAATCAGAGGTGAAAAGGTTCCTTCAAGTTTTATAGATACAGGTCTTGAGTTGGGAGACAAGAGTAATTTTGCTAAACTCCTTGAGGGGAAACAAAGATGGGAGATAAAATAG
- a CDS encoding response regulator, with the protein MFRLLVVEDEEMIRNKIIYNTNWKEHGFVEVLQASNGMEALDIVRKNNIDIVITDIQMPEMNGIELIREIKSLNRGIKCIIITAYAEFEYAKESVKLNVNDYILKPFKSKDLLDIVKKLSEEINRERNERVEVENLRRQLRENKKALREKLFNDLLSNSYIGDIESDLNYLELSKLRNREYFIAVININNFMELIIEEDEEQKYIVNLSFYNLVTKFLTYLEKDSSDTSEDKLVYSVINYKIDQLVIVVYEDIDKFTSAFEDLIKLGRMELGFCITIGIGNKYKNLTDVHISYREACSAALLDRVYGREIVYIFNDLNFGNKVYSKQLHILGDTKLYDDLKIGAFPEIKNDIVDIITQIKSSKLELDAINTIIYNVVLLSCKTINELGYDIFEIMGEDFNLHFDVKEINNLVQLEEWLLSFFYKVNEYINQKRSNRNQKLLSKVKDYVDGNYSENITLTSISKDFGISSGYLSVLFNDYIGQNFIDYLTNLRIQSAKNLLKSTDLKIYEIADRVGYRDAYYFSTAFKKIVGINPTDYREKLNML; encoded by the coding sequence ATGTTCAGGCTTTTAGTTGTTGAAGATGAAGAAATGATACGAAACAAAATAATATATAATACGAACTGGAAAGAACACGGCTTTGTTGAAGTCTTACAAGCGAGTAATGGTATGGAGGCCCTTGATATTGTCAGAAAAAATAATATTGACATAGTCATTACCGATATACAAATGCCCGAAATGAACGGCATTGAGCTTATAAGAGAGATAAAAAGCCTTAATCGGGGTATTAAGTGCATAATTATTACTGCATATGCAGAGTTTGAGTATGCAAAGGAGTCTGTCAAACTCAATGTCAATGATTATATCCTTAAACCCTTTAAGTCCAAGGACCTTTTAGATATTGTAAAAAAACTCTCAGAAGAAATTAATAGGGAGAGGAACGAGCGGGTAGAAGTTGAAAACTTGAGAAGGCAACTGCGAGAAAACAAAAAAGCCTTGCGTGAAAAACTTTTTAATGATTTATTAAGTAACAGCTATATCGGCGATATAGAAAGTGACTTGAATTATCTTGAGCTTTCAAAATTAAGAAACCGGGAATACTTTATTGCAGTAATAAATATTAATAATTTTATGGAGCTTATCATAGAGGAGGATGAGGAGCAGAAATATATAGTAAATCTGTCCTTTTATAACCTTGTAACCAAGTTTCTAACATACTTGGAAAAGGACTCTTCCGACACCAGTGAAGACAAGCTTGTATACTCTGTTATAAATTATAAAATAGATCAGCTTGTAATTGTGGTTTATGAGGATATTGACAAATTTACTTCTGCATTTGAAGATTTAATTAAATTAGGGAGAATGGAACTGGGATTTTGCATTACTATTGGTATAGGGAATAAATACAAAAATCTTACGGATGTACACATTTCCTACAGAGAAGCCTGCTCGGCAGCTTTGCTTGATCGTGTTTACGGAAGGGAGATTGTTTATATTTTTAACGACCTTAATTTTGGCAATAAGGTTTACAGTAAACAACTTCACATCCTCGGAGATACAAAGCTGTATGATGACCTTAAAATAGGTGCATTTCCTGAAATAAAAAATGATATTGTTGATATTATTACGCAGATTAAGAGTTCCAAACTTGAGTTGGATGCAATAAATACTATTATTTATAATGTAGTGCTTTTATCCTGCAAAACAATAAATGAGCTGGGCTATGACATTTTCGAAATAATGGGCGAGGATTTTAACCTTCATTTTGATGTAAAGGAAATAAATAATCTTGTACAGCTTGAAGAATGGCTCCTCAGCTTTTTTTATAAAGTTAACGAATATATTAATCAAAAAAGAAGCAACCGAAATCAAAAGCTGCTTTCCAAGGTAAAGGATTATGTGGATGGGAATTATAGTGAAAATATAACCCTTACAAGTATTTCTAAGGATTTTGGGATTAGTTCAGGGTACCTTAGTGTGCTGTTCAATGATTATATAGGGCAGAATTTTATTGATTATCTTACCAACCTGAGAATTCAAAGTGCAAAAAATCTGCTTAAAAGTACGGACCTCAAAATTTATGAAATTGCAGATAGGGTTGGTTACCGCGATGCATATTATTTTAGCACGGCATTTAAAAAAATTGTGGGTATAAATCCCACAGACTATAGAGAAAAGCTGAATATGCTTTAA
- the hemW gene encoding radical SAM family heme chaperone HemW — translation MFCSNNSGLYIHVPFCSSKCNYCDFNSYAGKINFADNYFKAMKKEVELYKEYMKDYLIHTIFIGGGTPSVVSERYIFEILEKCKTCFNISDNCEISIESNPGTLSIEKLKAYKKAGINRISMGLQAYQKNLLKYLGRCHSHEDFSASVKNARDAGFENINADIIFGIPGQTIENWKETLSYLISRGINHISAYSLKIEEGTKFGTMEKEGSLVQVEDELDREMYHYAVDYLSEQGLKQYEISNFAKAGYECKHNLTYWKCVDYLGLGAGAHSCLKDVRFSNEVSIEGYIDYLKHGDKPVYENIPLELTDKMSEYMFLGLRLTKGVTGREFFLRFNQDLFSKYKASLEKLEKKGLIEISGDCVKLTSLGFDLANQVFVEFV, via the coding sequence TTGTTTTGTAGTAATAATTCAGGTTTATATATTCATGTGCCCTTTTGCAGTTCAAAATGTAATTACTGTGATTTTAATTCCTATGCAGGAAAGATTAATTTTGCTGATAATTATTTTAAAGCCATGAAAAAAGAAGTTGAGCTTTATAAAGAGTACATGAAAGATTATCTAATCCATACGATATTCATAGGTGGTGGAACACCTTCGGTTGTTAGTGAAAGGTATATTTTTGAAATTTTGGAAAAATGTAAGACATGTTTCAATATTTCTGACAACTGCGAAATAAGTATAGAAAGTAACCCCGGTACTTTAAGCATAGAAAAACTAAAGGCTTATAAAAAAGCAGGTATAAATAGGATAAGCATGGGATTACAGGCGTATCAGAAAAATCTTTTAAAGTATCTTGGAAGGTGTCATAGCCATGAGGATTTTTCTGCAAGCGTAAAAAATGCAAGAGATGCAGGTTTTGAAAATATTAATGCGGATATTATTTTTGGAATTCCCGGACAGACAATTGAGAACTGGAAAGAAACCCTTAGTTACTTAATTTCTCGGGGTATAAATCATATTTCAGCCTACAGCCTTAAAATTGAAGAGGGTACTAAATTCGGCACTATGGAGAAAGAAGGCAGTCTTGTTCAGGTAGAAGATGAGCTTGATAGGGAAATGTATCATTATGCTGTTGATTACTTAAGTGAACAGGGATTAAAGCAGTATGAGATATCCAATTTTGCAAAAGCCGGGTATGAATGTAAGCACAATCTGACATATTGGAAATGTGTGGACTACCTTGGCTTGGGTGCGGGGGCGCATTCCTGTTTAAAGGACGTAAGATTTTCAAACGAGGTTTCTATAGAGGGATATATAGATTATCTGAAACATGGGGACAAACCTGTATATGAAAATATTCCACTTGAATTAACTGATAAAATGTCGGAATATATGTTTTTGGGATTACGGTTAACAAAAGGGGTAACTGGAAGGGAATTCTTCTTGCGTTTCAATCAGGATTTATTTTCAAAGTATAAGGCTTCTCTTGAAAAGCTTGAGAAAAAAGGACTTATCGAAATATCAGGTGATTGTGTTAAATTAACAAGTCTTGGTTTTGACTTGGCTAATCAGGTATTTGTAGAATTTGTATAA
- the mmsA gene encoding multiple monosaccharide ABC transporter ATP-binding protein translates to MAEFILEMRNITKLFPGVRALDNVNFKVRKGEVHALVGENGAGKSTLMNVLSGIYPHGTYAGDIIFDGQECIFSNIKDSEKMGIVIIHQELALEPYLSIGENIFLRNERAKYGFINWNKTHIQATELLKKVRLKEDPHTLISEIGVGKQQLVEIAKALAKDVKLLILDEPTAALNEDDSENLLKLILELKAEGISSIIISHKLNEVLEVADTITVLRDGATIETIQKDEDLTEDRIIKGMVGRQLVDRFPKRAPKIGKINFEIKNWNVYDPAIEGKKVIKNVNLNVKKGEIVGIAGLMGSGRTELAMSVFGKSYGKNISGEIVKDGKKIELHNIKQAIDNGLAYVTEDRKSAGLILIQDIKNNISLSGIQKLKKNMLVDENQEIRVAEEFRKKMNIKSPSILQKTGNLSGGNQQKVVLSKWIYTEPDVLILDEPTRGIDVGAKYEIYTIINKLVDEGKSVIIISSELPEILGMSDRVYVMNEGRIVGELDKSQASQESIMKCIMQSNREVV, encoded by the coding sequence ATGGCAGAGTTTATACTTGAAATGAGAAATATTACAAAGCTTTTTCCCGGAGTAAGAGCCCTTGACAACGTTAATTTTAAAGTGCGAAAAGGGGAAGTCCACGCACTTGTTGGAGAGAATGGAGCGGGAAAATCCACATTGATGAATGTACTTAGTGGAATTTATCCTCATGGCACTTACGCAGGAGATATAATTTTTGACGGACAGGAATGTATTTTTAGTAATATAAAAGATAGTGAAAAGATGGGAATTGTTATTATCCATCAGGAGTTGGCTTTGGAACCTTACCTTTCAATAGGTGAAAATATATTCTTACGTAATGAAAGGGCAAAATACGGTTTTATTAACTGGAACAAGACACATATTCAGGCAACCGAACTTCTGAAAAAAGTTCGTCTAAAAGAAGATCCGCATACACTTATATCTGAAATTGGTGTAGGTAAACAACAGTTGGTTGAAATTGCAAAAGCCCTTGCTAAGGATGTTAAACTGCTTATATTGGATGAGCCCACTGCCGCATTGAACGAAGATGACTCGGAAAATCTTCTAAAACTTATACTTGAGTTAAAAGCAGAAGGAATCAGTTCCATTATAATTTCACATAAGCTAAATGAGGTTTTGGAGGTAGCTGATACTATCACTGTTCTCCGTGATGGTGCTACTATCGAGACTATCCAAAAGGATGAGGATTTAACTGAAGACAGAATAATAAAAGGAATGGTTGGACGTCAGCTGGTTGACAGGTTCCCTAAAAGAGCACCTAAAATCGGCAAAATAAATTTCGAAATTAAGAACTGGAATGTTTATGATCCGGCTATTGAAGGCAAAAAGGTTATAAAGAACGTAAACCTAAATGTAAAAAAAGGTGAAATAGTGGGTATTGCCGGATTAATGGGATCAGGAAGAACCGAACTGGCAATGAGTGTATTTGGAAAATCTTACGGTAAAAATATCAGCGGAGAGATTGTTAAGGACGGAAAAAAGATAGAGCTTCACAATATAAAACAAGCAATTGATAATGGACTGGCTTATGTAACGGAAGACAGAAAGTCAGCAGGTCTTATCCTTATTCAGGATATTAAAAATAATATTTCTCTCTCAGGTATTCAAAAACTCAAGAAAAATATGCTTGTGGATGAAAATCAGGAAATCCGTGTTGCTGAGGAATTTCGTAAAAAAATGAACATTAAGTCTCCCAGCATATTACAGAAGACAGGCAATTTATCCGGAGGGAATCAACAAAAAGTTGTATTAAGCAAATGGATATATACTGAGCCGGATGTGCTGATTCTGGACGAACCTACAAGAGGTATCGACGTTGGAGCCAAATACGAAATATACACCATAATAAATAAACTGGTAGACGAAGGAAAGTCAGTCATAATCATATCATCAGAGCTTCCTGAAATACTTGGCATGAGCGATAGAGTATATGTCATGAATGAAGGAAGGATTGTAGGAGAACTTGACAAGAGTCAAGCATCACAGGAAAGCATTATGAAATGCATTATGCAGAGTAACAGGGAGGTAGTGTAA
- a CDS encoding sensor histidine kinase — MGDKIVMKDNFLFGLFKKFSIYSIRSKMTICFLALGLVPILVFGLISDQMYLQNLHKNVASYSEQVIERVDKNLETYISDIENIMRLRSNYYFQQYSKLNEAGDIEGNRKYTVRIWETFDSLKQMKTDLVDIRYISHSGSAISCYGRYWGDITTEPLYSELVLQKKDVVAIQSPHLNILNKKVFSIGQAVNRTEKGDMGIMAIDIDVNFLNKICSDIKLGETGFVLFEKDGKVVFTPQSSEKHGFSNTITQNPKLTDSKDGNFIESINNTNYIITYKTSEITGWKIIGVTPEAEMTREISTLRGVFFWLITLIIIIILLLTTYLTYVLTNPMRKLRSIMKQASENDLSIYADIRTRDEIGQLASSFNKMMNQIRELMDKVKDDQQKIRVMEMKAMQELIKPHFVYNTLDSIIGLLEQNRNDDAIDIVDSLGKFFRTSLSHGREVVFIREEIDHIRSYLMIQQFRFSYKFDYLFEINDEIYNFKTVKLILQPLVENSIYHGIRNLDKKGLIVINGYLKDEQVIFEISDNGEGIGEEKTQQLNRIMAGEEEVEDQNMYFGIRNVNERIKLNFGSEYGLKYQSKVSVGTKVVVNIPQIGR, encoded by the coding sequence ATGGGAGATAAAATAGTTATGAAGGACAACTTTTTATTTGGTTTGTTTAAAAAGTTCAGTATTTACAGCATCAGATCAAAAATGACCATTTGCTTTCTGGCTTTGGGTCTTGTACCTATACTGGTTTTTGGACTTATTTCTGACCAAATGTATTTGCAAAACCTCCATAAAAATGTAGCAAGCTATTCGGAACAGGTAATTGAAAGAGTTGATAAAAATTTAGAAACCTATATCAGTGATATTGAAAATATAATGAGGTTAAGAAGCAATTATTACTTTCAGCAGTATTCTAAATTAAATGAAGCAGGAGATATTGAAGGAAACAGAAAATATACAGTAAGAATATGGGAAACTTTTGATAGTCTTAAACAAATGAAAACAGATTTAGTTGACATAAGATATATATCCCATTCCGGAAGTGCTATAAGTTGTTACGGCAGATACTGGGGAGATATAACCACTGAACCATTATATAGTGAATTAGTACTACAAAAAAAGGATGTAGTAGCTATACAGTCACCGCATTTGAATATTCTGAATAAAAAAGTTTTTTCCATTGGTCAGGCAGTGAACCGTACTGAAAAAGGGGATATGGGAATTATGGCTATTGACATAGATGTTAATTTCTTGAATAAAATCTGCAGCGATATTAAGCTGGGCGAAACAGGTTTTGTTCTCTTTGAAAAGGATGGTAAAGTAGTATTTACGCCACAGAGCTCTGAAAAGCACGGGTTTTCAAATACAATCACTCAAAACCCTAAGCTTACGGATAGCAAAGATGGAAACTTTATAGAAAGCATAAACAACACAAATTATATAATTACCTATAAGACATCTGAAATTACCGGGTGGAAAATCATAGGAGTTACTCCGGAAGCTGAAATGACCAGAGAAATTAGTACATTAAGAGGGGTGTTTTTCTGGCTTATAACCTTAATTATCATTATAATTCTACTGCTTACCACATATCTTACCTATGTTCTGACAAATCCAATGAGAAAGCTTAGGAGCATCATGAAACAGGCTTCTGAAAATGATTTATCTATTTATGCTGATATAAGGACCAGAGATGAAATAGGGCAGTTGGCAAGCAGTTTTAATAAAATGATGAATCAGATAAGAGAGCTTATGGATAAAGTCAAAGACGACCAGCAGAAAATAAGAGTTATGGAAATGAAGGCAATGCAGGAGCTTATTAAACCGCATTTTGTCTACAACACTCTTGACTCTATTATCGGACTTCTTGAACAGAATAGGAACGACGATGCAATAGATATTGTTGATTCCCTTGGTAAATTCTTCAGAACAAGCCTTAGCCACGGAAGAGAGGTTGTTTTTATAAGGGAGGAAATTGACCATATCAGAAGCTACCTGATGATACAGCAATTTAGATTTTCCTACAAATTTGACTATTTGTTTGAGATAAATGATGAAATTTACAATTTTAAAACTGTTAAGTTAATACTGCAACCACTTGTAGAGAATTCAATATACCATGGCATAAGAAATTTGGATAAAAAAGGACTTATAGTTATAAATGGCTACTTAAAGGATGAACAGGTTATATTTGAAATCTCAGATAACGGTGAAGGGATAGGGGAAGAAAAAACTCAGCAGCTTAACCGAATAATGGCGGGAGAAGAAGAGGTTGAGGATCAAAACATGTATTTTGGTATTAGAAATGTAAATGAACGCATAAAATTGAATTTTGGAAGTGAGTATGGCTTAAAATACCAAAGCAAGGTATCTGTAGGTACAAAAGTAGTGGTAAATATTCCGCAGATAGGTAGGTGA
- the mmsB gene encoding multiple monosaccharide ABC transporter permease, with protein METIKNIFKKNIRQYAMLVALVVIMAFFQIATKGVLLLPMNVSNLILQNSYVLILAVGMTLCILTGGNIDLSVGSVCAFIGGIMGIFVINMKMNVGLAVLLCLLIGFIIGVWQGFWIAYIRIPAFIVTLAGMLIFRGLTITMLKGLTLSPFPESFTNISAGYIPDLFNGFGTKLNILTLFVGVIVSIIYIYLEVKKRAERKRYDFEVTPGYLFIIQLVLVVAAIGVFTYWLAVYKGIPIILALIGILILAYSIFTMKTVPGRYLYAMGGNEKAAKLSGINTNRVLFFSYVNMAVLAALAGITFTARLNAASPQAGINFELDAIAACFIGGASAYGGIGTVVGGVIGALVMGVLNNGMSILGVGSDMQMTIKGLVLLVAVAFDVLSKSKSK; from the coding sequence ATGGAAACAATTAAAAATATTTTCAAAAAGAATATAAGGCAGTATGCCATGCTGGTTGCCTTGGTTGTAATAATGGCATTTTTTCAGATAGCAACAAAAGGTGTTCTTCTGTTACCCATGAACGTATCAAACTTGATACTTCAAAATAGCTATGTTCTTATTCTTGCAGTTGGTATGACCCTATGTATTTTAACCGGCGGTAACATAGACCTTTCTGTAGGTTCCGTCTGTGCTTTCATTGGCGGTATCATGGGTATTTTTGTAATAAATATGAAAATGAATGTTGGACTTGCCGTTTTATTGTGCCTTTTAATTGGTTTTATTATCGGAGTTTGGCAGGGTTTCTGGATTGCCTATATAAGAATTCCGGCATTTATAGTTACCTTGGCTGGAATGCTTATTTTCAGGGGACTTACAATAACTATGCTTAAAGGATTGACTCTTTCACCTTTCCCGGAAAGCTTTACTAATATCAGTGCCGGGTATATTCCTGATTTATTTAACGGATTTGGTACAAAACTCAACATATTGACTCTATTTGTAGGGGTAATTGTTTCAATAATATATATTTATCTGGAAGTTAAGAAAAGAGCAGAAAGAAAAAGATATGATTTCGAAGTTACACCGGGTTATTTGTTTATAATCCAATTAGTTCTTGTGGTAGCTGCAATAGGTGTTTTCACTTACTGGTTGGCTGTTTATAAGGGAATTCCAATAATTCTTGCATTAATCGGTATCCTCATACTGGCTTATTCAATATTTACAATGAAGACTGTACCGGGACGTTACCTTTATGCAATGGGCGGAAATGAAAAGGCTGCAAAATTGTCAGGTATAAATACCAACAGGGTTCTTTTCTTCTCATATGTAAATATGGCAGTGTTGGCTGCGCTTGCTGGTATAACCTTCACTGCACGTTTAAATGCGGCTTCTCCTCAAGCCGGAATCAACTTTGAACTTGATGCTATTGCAGCCTGCTTTATAGGTGGAGCATCTGCTTACGGCGGAATAGGAACTGTTGTTGGAGGTGTTATTGGTGCTCTGGTTATGGGTGTTCTGAATAACGGTATGTCAATACTTGGAGTAGGCAGTGACATGCAGATGACAATCAAAGGTCTTGTATTATTGGTAGCAGTTGCATTTGATGTACTTTCTAAATCAAAATCAAAATAA